In Xiphophorus couchianus chromosome 8, X_couchianus-1.0, whole genome shotgun sequence, the following proteins share a genomic window:
- the shroom3 gene encoding protein Shroom3 isoform X2: MGNREMSAGRREFDPGYVEEFTSPNSGAALRLPSPPPDLCFQSPPPSQEAPSSNHSQRCSAVQLRIKNRRSEPSSRPHSWHSTKLGDDQPDLGQMELMGPVWGHSYPTSASTTDLSAGFDPSGGYLRKSPDQYSSRGSMESLDPAQSSHHHPVTQQQLALGHRGQTGPNPAYSSCQQLSSARSNSIDLLHSKRDSAYSSFSTSSSIPEYLASTPSFGPERSCSLDAVPQRGAGSAEMLQADIRYVRAVYDAQQGLTQEQELNSSRTGPRSGPRDLQGSVGGVCYRGANGSRGGVTASNRHSVGPIWGQAASRSSYESLKGAPAPPRRSDSYAAIRNHERPNSWSSLDHARSLRSLQSSSWHHSSGPVASAKASFGAEGQLHTVIEKSPESSPTTKPRQGAGFSQPPSPTGPCSPPSRLILPASVYPVPQPEPQYAQTPSSGPGPSGVYTALTKESSRQQAVRDERTTENGHQSVGSSPYSRSSYSGPGSGQLRSRLPEADSWHQHPESNAETHKQHLKTSGGGSEGPTGAQRSSRNLSQNFDDSLLKGRQEEQNHEFRITPVHSVPDLRTASTQGRSEPRDNIRPRDPPIVQSEPAGWTRVAQGQVPPSSAPHPSAQWSHRDPDSDHPLTRLEIALAEVQRCSVPDGPDGGQSPARSLSVLEKVSHFERRRDGGKLRSFSTNSYCKSSHLGMSDKGGSSPCGAEDLRNMLERSTKGTKAHRTMSYRGGGNEYMKHRLPADPVSALQRSRSSFQLDGSKDGDVNRNCPYRPEPQETDDPLLDRSYRDSVKDAQPTVLRSTSFRQRDLSSPPPVFSGPQPFPNPAKYNSLEKRGPKTKPKPQGIVMPPVTSPHTPKERHAVSPDDGGRSPPPPPPPLPSVPPVGPPALTRICGRKRLTADQKKRSYSEPENMNEVGVSDPETASLFRRGGETSVADRRKMFELAASHVGAGLSQGAVSRSDLRQLRQDALVEYVERKRGIRRDEAGLRTGSRPRSAYFHPEQGYHTDTYSLSSTSSMLSLQDPGPDQGVPALGSDRWSLQSNLFYPGRVTTPRPPAQPIPGLDLQISPDLNPEARINRHSQSGTRDSNISEDRQIAEPQYKPGLSTKVNEALQRVGSVHRTGRSASAEDLLERLESKYSPQHIRSRSSPTADQLNQNLISGEIKSFDVSFSESGRCALVADRPADSHRSTEFSSTQSNRFNENSDRPTTPAQDVSHTPVSRRERQRNGERLRAYSTSTLAASVGLPSPFSSPGNQQDGGGAAEWTSSERLSRANLDAITFPGIAQSGDRQTRRSLSDGTPEDGHRGRTLSLELTGEISENTKPVSPVTPAPPPYRKTSGSSTSSHQSVHPHLSSLRISESSLSGSFEQQPLQTSTGNLQEFDDVFLTSPPPLPPPPPLTPPIKETNIMEDVPPLPPPPPPAEMEADLQSLQSSNPETLKNSVSIRMSSAQSAPPLKPQPSNSTEDVFVFQYQPLPRREKSPEELRVEALTQQLVLQDPSLAPLLDTWGGECTMKLMEEIFSNGSLTGGAQGSSLPGQRTQAGDCGQSSDQTKETDVDEDENDVNTRKGELCEALRRCVAAMQREKAALAEEHRRHQAAGAGMEALIQQQLKANEKEKYSMFIGDLERIVNLLLSLCSRLSRVDKSLLSLDRDGGLTEDAAEERDSLHHKRSLLLRQTEDARELKENLDRRQRTVTAILTGYLTEAQLHDYRLFVSAKPSLLIRQRQLDDLIRQREEQLARLAESLPPSPAHSVRSTAVTSL, encoded by the exons ACGCAGTGAGCCGTCGTCTCGCCCTCATTCCTGGCACTCCACGAAACTCGGCGACGATCAACCGGACCTGGGGCAGATGGAGTTGATGGGCCCCGTCTGGGGCCACAGTTACCCCACCAG TGCTTCCACCACCGACCTGTCGGCCGGGTTCGACCCCAGCGGCGGCTACCTGAGGAAGAGTCCGGACCAGTACAGCTCCAGGGGCAGCATGGAGAGCCTGGACCCGGCCCAGTCCTCCCATCACCACCCAGTGACGCAGCAGCAGCTCGCACTGGGCCACCGCGGCCAGACTGGGCCCAACCCGGCCTACTCGTCCTGCCAGCAGCTTTCCTCTGCCAG GTCGAACAGCATCGACCTCCTGCACAGCAAGCGGGACTCGGCCTACTCCTCCTTCTCCACCAGCTCCAGTATTCCCGAGTACCTGGCCTCCACGCCCTCCTTCGGCCCGGAGCGCTCCTGCTCCCTGGACGCCGTCCCGCAGAGAGGCGCCGGCAGCGCCGAGATGCTGCAGGCCGACATCCGATACGTCCGCGCCGTCTACGACGCCCAGCAGGGCCTGACTCAGGAGCAGGAGCTGAACTCGTCCAGAACCGGGCCCAGGTCCGGGCCAAGAGACCTGCAGG GCTCAGTGGGCGGGGTCTGTTACCGCGGCGCTAACGGCAGCAGAGGCGGCGTCACGGCGTCCAACAGGCACAGTGTGGGACCCATATGGGGCCAGGCGGCCAGCCGCAGCTCCTACGAGAGCCTGAAGGGGGCGCCCGCTCCGCCGAGGCGCAGCGACAGCTACGCCGCCATCAGGAACCACGAGAGGCCAAACTCCTGGTCCAGTCTGGACCACGCCCGGTCGCTGCG GTCTCTGCAGAGCAGCTCCTGGCATCACTCCAGTGGCCCAGTGGCCTCAG CGAAAGCTTCGTTTGGCGCTGAGGGTCAGCTCCACACCGTGATAGAGAAGAGTCCGGAGAGCAGCCCCACCACCAAGCCCAGGCAGGGCGCCGGCTTCTCCCAGCCCCCGTCCCCTACCGGGCCCTGCTCCCCGCCCAGCCGCCTCATTCTTCCTGCCAGCGTTTACCCGGTTCCCCAGCCAGAACCTCAGTACGCGCAGACGCCCAGCTCCGGTCCCGGTCCATCTGGAGTCTACACGGCCCTGACCAAGGAGAGCAGCCGGCAGCAGGCGGTCCGGGACGAACGGACGACAGAAAACGGCCACCAAAGCGTCGGATCCTCACCGTATTCCCGCTCCTCGTACTCCGGACCTGGATCCGGACAGCTCAGGTCCAGACTGCCCGAGGCGgacag TTGGCACCAGCACCCAGAGTCGAACGCTGAAACCCACAAGCAGCACCTGAAAACCTCTGGAGGCGGTTCTGAGGGTCCGACTGGAGCCCAGAGATCTTCCAGGAACCTCAGCCAGAACTTCGATGATTCTCTTCTGAAAGGACGGCAGGAAGAGCAGAACCACGAATTCAGGATTACCCCGGTCCACTCGGTCCCAGACCTCAGAACCGCGTCCACACAGGGGAGGAGCGAACCCAGAGACAACATCCG ACCCAGAGACCCGCCCATCGTTCAGTCAGAACCGGCCGGATGGACCCGGGTCGCCCAGGGTCAGGTACCGCCCAGCTCAGCGCCGCATCCATCCGCCCAGTGGAGCCACAGAGACCCGGACAGCGATCACCCTCTGACCCGCCTGGAGATCGCCCTGGCCGAGGTCCAGCGCTGCTCCGTTCCCGACGGCCCAGACGGCGGCCAGAGTCCGGCCCGCAGCCTCTCGGTTCTGGAGAAAGTCAGTCACTTTGAGCGGCGGAGAGACGGAGGGAAGCTGCGCAGCTTCAGCACCAACTCCTACTGCAAATCCTCCCATCTGGGG ATGAGCGATAAAGGTGGCAGTTCCCCCTGTGGAGCGGAGGACCTCAGAAACATGCTGGAAAGAAGCACCAAGGGAACCAAAGCCCACAGGACGATGAGCTACAGAGGAGGCGGCAATGAGTACATGAAACACAG GCTTCCAGCCGATCCCGTCTCAGCGCTCCAGAGAAGCCGCAGCAGCTTCCAGCTGGACGGATCAAAGGACGGAGACGTCAACAGGAACTGTCCTTATCGACCCGAACCCCAGGAGACGGACGACCCCCTGCTGGACAG ATCTTACAGGGATTCTGTGAAAGACGCCCAGCCTACCGTCCTTCGCTCCACTTCTTTCAGACAGAGAGACCTCAGCTCTCCGCCTCCCGTCTTCTCCGGCCCTCAGCCGTTCCCCAACCCTGCTAAGTACAACTCACTGGAGAAAAGAGGCCCAAAGACGAAGCCCAAACCTCAGGGCATCGTCATGCCACCAGTCACTTCCCCTCACACCCCGAAGGAGAGGCATGCGGTCAGCCCCGATGACGGAGGCCGGAgcccgccgccgccgccgccgccactcCCCAGCGTGCCTCCGGTCGGGCCGCCGGCTCTGACCAGGATCTGCGGCCGCAAGCGTCTGACGGCCGACCAGAAGAAACGTTCGTACTCCGAACCAGAGAACATGAACGAAGTGGGAGTTTCTGATCCAGAAACAGCTTCCCTCTTCCGACGAGGAGGAG AAACTAGCGTAGCAGACCGTCGGAAGATGTTTGAGCTTGCAGCGAGCCACGTTGGCGCCGGACTCAGTCAGGGCGCCGTGTCGAGGTCGGACCTGCGGCAGCTCCGCCAAGACGCTCTGGTTGAGTACGTGGAGAGGAAGCGAGGGATCAGGAGGGACGAGGCAGGGCTGAGGACTGGATCCAGACCTCGCAGCGCTTACTTCCACCCTGAACAGGGCTACCACACAG ACACCTACAGCCTCTCGTCCACCTCCAGCATGCTTTCCCTTCAGGACCCTGGTCCGGATCAGGGCGTCCCTGCTCTGGGATCTGACCGTTGGAGCCTCCAGTCCAACCTCTTCTACCCGGGCAGGGTGACCACACCCAGACCTCCAGCTCAGCCGATCCCTGG TCTTGATCTCCAAATCAGTCCAGATCTGAACCCTGAAGCCCGAATCAACAGACACAGTCAGTCCGGTACCAGAGACTCGAACATAAGTGAAGACCGGCAGATCGCTGAGCCTCAGTACAAACCCGGACTCTCCACGAAGGTCAACGAGGCGTTGCAGAGGGTCGGGTCGGTCCACCGGACCGGGAGGTCGGCCTCTGCTGAGGATCTGCTGGAGCGTTTAGAAAGCAAATACTCACCTCAACACATTCGCTCTCGCTCGTCCCCGACCGCAGACCAGCTCAACCAG AACTTAATTTCAGGGGAAATCAAGAGTTTCGATGTTTCCTTCTCTGAATCTGGACGATGTGCTCTGGTTGCAGACCG ACCTGCAGACAGTCACAGATCAACAGAGTTCAGTTCTACTCAGTCAAACCGGTTCAATGAGAACTCTGACCGACCGACAACGCCTGCACAAG ACGTCTCTCACACCCCCGTCAGTCGTAGAGAGCGCCAGAGGAACGGCGAACGTCTCCGGGCCTACAGCACCTCCACCTTGGCGGCCTCCGTCGGCCTTCCCTCGCCCTTCTCCTCTCCCGGGAACCAGCAGGACGGCGGCGGCGCCGCGGAGTGGACCTCCAGCGAGAGGCTGAGCCGGGCCAACCTGGACGCCATCACCTTCCCGGGAATCGCGCAGAGCGGCGACAGACAGACGAGACGCAGCCTGAGCGACGGAACCCCAGAGGACGGACACCGAGGCAGAACCTTAAGCTTGGAGTTGACTGGAGAGATTTCTGAAAATACCAAACCAGTTTCACCAGTCACACCAGCACCGCCACCATACAGGAAGACCAGTGGGAGCTCCACTTCCTCCCATCAGTCTGTCCATCCTCACCTGTCCTCTCTGAGGATCTCTGAATCCAGCCTCAGCGGCTCCTTCGAGCAGCAGCCGCTGCAGACGTCGACAGGAAACCTTCAGGAGTTTGACGACGTCTTCCTCAccagtcctcctcctcttcctcctcctcctcctctcactCCACCGATTAAAGAGACGAACATCATGGAGGACgtccctcctctccctcctccaccacctccagCTGAGATGGAAGCAGATCTTCAGTCGTTACAAAG cTCTAATCCAGAAACGTTAAAAAACTCGGTTTCCATCCGGATGTCTTCGGCTCAGTCCGCTCCGCCATTAAAGCCACAGCCGTCCAACTCCACCGAGGACGTCTTCGTCTTCCAGTACCAGCCGCTTCCCAGGAGGGAGAAGTCACCCGAAGAGCTGAGGGTGGAGGCGCTGACTCAACAACTG GTGCTGCAGGATCCCTCTCTGGCGCCCCTGCTGGACACCTGGGGAGGCGAATGCACTATGAAGCTGATGGAGGAAATCTTTTCTAACGGCAGCCTgactggtggagcacagggcaGTTCACTGCCGGGTCAAAG GACGCAGGCTGGCGACTGTGGTCAGAGTTCGGACCAAACGAAGGAAACGGATGTTGATGAAGACGAGAACGACGTCAACACCAGGAAG GGGGAGCTGTGTGAGGCCCTGCGGCGCTGCGTGGCGGCGATGCAGCGGGAGAAGGCGGCTCTGGCGGAGGAGCATCGGCGCCACCAGGCTGCGGGCGCCGGCATGGAGGCGctgatccagcagcagctgaaagccAACGAGAAGGAGAAGTACAGCATGTTCATAG GAGACCTGGAGAGGATCGTCAACCTGCTGCTGTCTCTGTGCAGCCGCCTGTCCAGGGTGGACAAGTCTCTGCTTTCTCTGGACAGAGACGGAGGTTTGACTGAAGACGCTGCTGAGGAGAGG gacTCCCTTCATCACAAGCGTTCGCTGCTCCTTCGTCAGACCGAAGACGCGCGGGAGCTGAAGGAGAACCTGGACCGGCGGCAGCGCACGGTCACCGCCATCCTGACCGGCTACCTCACCGAAGCACAACTCCACGACTACCGCCTCTTCGTCAGCGCCAAACCCTCGCTCCTGATTCGCCAGCGCCAGCTCGATGACCTCATCCGGCAGCGGGAGGAGCAGCTGGCGCGACTCGCCGAGAGCCTGCCGCCAAGCCCCGCCCACTCCGTCAGGTCCACTGCCGTGACATCACTGTGA
- the shroom3 gene encoding protein Shroom3 isoform X4, giving the protein MELMGPVWGHSYPTSASTTDLSAGFDPSGGYLRKSPDQYSSRGSMESLDPAQSSHHHPVTQQQLALGHRGQTGPNPAYSSCQQLSSARSNSIDLLHSKRDSAYSSFSTSSSIPEYLASTPSFGPERSCSLDAVPQRGAGSAEMLQADIRYVRAVYDAQQGLTQEQELNSSRTGPRSGPRDLQGSVGGVCYRGANGSRGGVTASNRHSVGPIWGQAASRSSYESLKGAPAPPRRSDSYAAIRNHERPNSWSSLDHARSLRSLQSSSWHHSSGPVASAKASFGAEGQLHTVIEKSPESSPTTKPRQGAGFSQPPSPTGPCSPPSRLILPASVYPVPQPEPQYAQTPSSGPGPSGVYTALTKESSRQQAVRDERTTENGHQSVGSSPYSRSSYSGPGSGQLRSRLPEADSWHQHPESNAETHKQHLKTSGGGSEGPTGAQRSSRNLSQNFDDSLLKGRQEEQNHEFRITPVHSVPDLRTASTQGRSEPRDNIRPRDPPIVQSEPAGWTRVAQGQVPPSSAPHPSAQWSHRDPDSDHPLTRLEIALAEVQRCSVPDGPDGGQSPARSLSVLEKVSHFERRRDGGKLRSFSTNSYCKSSHLGMSDKGGSSPCGAEDLRNMLERSTKGTKAHRTMSYRGGGNEYMKHRLPADPVSALQRSRSSFQLDGSKDGDVNRNCPYRPEPQETDDPLLDRSYRDSVKDAQPTVLRSTSFRQRDLSSPPPVFSGPQPFPNPAKYNSLEKRGPKTKPKPQGIVMPPVTSPHTPKERHAVSPDDGGRSPPPPPPPLPSVPPVGPPALTRICGRKRLTADQKKRSYSEPENMNEVGVSDPETASLFRRGGETSVADRRKMFELAASHVGAGLSQGAVSRSDLRQLRQDALVEYVERKRGIRRDEAGLRTGSRPRSAYFHPEQGYHTDTYSLSSTSSMLSLQDPGPDQGVPALGSDRWSLQSNLFYPGRVTTPRPPAQPIPGLDLQISPDLNPEARINRHSQSGTRDSNISEDRQIAEPQYKPGLSTKVNEALQRVGSVHRTGRSASAEDLLERLESKYSPQHIRSRSSPTADQLNQNLISGEIKSFDVSFSESGRCALVADRPADSHRSTEFSSTQSNRFNENSDRPTTPAQDVSHTPVSRRERQRNGERLRAYSTSTLAASVGLPSPFSSPGNQQDGGGAAEWTSSERLSRANLDAITFPGIAQSGDRQTRRSLSDGTPEDGHRGRTLSLELTGEISENTKPVSPVTPAPPPYRKTSGSSTSSHQSVHPHLSSLRISESSLSGSFEQQPLQTSTGNLQEFDDVFLTSPPPLPPPPPLTPPIKETNIMEDVPPLPPPPPPAEMEADLQSLQSSNPETLKNSVSIRMSSAQSAPPLKPQPSNSTEDVFVFQYQPLPRREKSPEELRVEALTQQLVLQDPSLAPLLDTWGGECTMKLMEEIFSNGSLTGGAQGSSLPGQRTQAGDCGQSSDQTKETDVDEDENDVNTRKGELCEALRRCVAAMQREKAALAEEHRRHQAAGAGMEALIQQQLKANEKEKYSMFIGDLERIVNLLLSLCSRLSRVDKSLLSLDRDGGLTEDAAEERDSLHHKRSLLLRQTEDARELKENLDRRQRTVTAILTGYLTEAQLHDYRLFVSAKPSLLIRQRQLDDLIRQREEQLARLAESLPPSPAHSVRSTAVTSL; this is encoded by the exons ATGGAGTTGATGGGCCCCGTCTGGGGCCACAGTTACCCCACCAG TGCTTCCACCACCGACCTGTCGGCCGGGTTCGACCCCAGCGGCGGCTACCTGAGGAAGAGTCCGGACCAGTACAGCTCCAGGGGCAGCATGGAGAGCCTGGACCCGGCCCAGTCCTCCCATCACCACCCAGTGACGCAGCAGCAGCTCGCACTGGGCCACCGCGGCCAGACTGGGCCCAACCCGGCCTACTCGTCCTGCCAGCAGCTTTCCTCTGCCAG GTCGAACAGCATCGACCTCCTGCACAGCAAGCGGGACTCGGCCTACTCCTCCTTCTCCACCAGCTCCAGTATTCCCGAGTACCTGGCCTCCACGCCCTCCTTCGGCCCGGAGCGCTCCTGCTCCCTGGACGCCGTCCCGCAGAGAGGCGCCGGCAGCGCCGAGATGCTGCAGGCCGACATCCGATACGTCCGCGCCGTCTACGACGCCCAGCAGGGCCTGACTCAGGAGCAGGAGCTGAACTCGTCCAGAACCGGGCCCAGGTCCGGGCCAAGAGACCTGCAGG GCTCAGTGGGCGGGGTCTGTTACCGCGGCGCTAACGGCAGCAGAGGCGGCGTCACGGCGTCCAACAGGCACAGTGTGGGACCCATATGGGGCCAGGCGGCCAGCCGCAGCTCCTACGAGAGCCTGAAGGGGGCGCCCGCTCCGCCGAGGCGCAGCGACAGCTACGCCGCCATCAGGAACCACGAGAGGCCAAACTCCTGGTCCAGTCTGGACCACGCCCGGTCGCTGCG GTCTCTGCAGAGCAGCTCCTGGCATCACTCCAGTGGCCCAGTGGCCTCAG CGAAAGCTTCGTTTGGCGCTGAGGGTCAGCTCCACACCGTGATAGAGAAGAGTCCGGAGAGCAGCCCCACCACCAAGCCCAGGCAGGGCGCCGGCTTCTCCCAGCCCCCGTCCCCTACCGGGCCCTGCTCCCCGCCCAGCCGCCTCATTCTTCCTGCCAGCGTTTACCCGGTTCCCCAGCCAGAACCTCAGTACGCGCAGACGCCCAGCTCCGGTCCCGGTCCATCTGGAGTCTACACGGCCCTGACCAAGGAGAGCAGCCGGCAGCAGGCGGTCCGGGACGAACGGACGACAGAAAACGGCCACCAAAGCGTCGGATCCTCACCGTATTCCCGCTCCTCGTACTCCGGACCTGGATCCGGACAGCTCAGGTCCAGACTGCCCGAGGCGgacag TTGGCACCAGCACCCAGAGTCGAACGCTGAAACCCACAAGCAGCACCTGAAAACCTCTGGAGGCGGTTCTGAGGGTCCGACTGGAGCCCAGAGATCTTCCAGGAACCTCAGCCAGAACTTCGATGATTCTCTTCTGAAAGGACGGCAGGAAGAGCAGAACCACGAATTCAGGATTACCCCGGTCCACTCGGTCCCAGACCTCAGAACCGCGTCCACACAGGGGAGGAGCGAACCCAGAGACAACATCCG ACCCAGAGACCCGCCCATCGTTCAGTCAGAACCGGCCGGATGGACCCGGGTCGCCCAGGGTCAGGTACCGCCCAGCTCAGCGCCGCATCCATCCGCCCAGTGGAGCCACAGAGACCCGGACAGCGATCACCCTCTGACCCGCCTGGAGATCGCCCTGGCCGAGGTCCAGCGCTGCTCCGTTCCCGACGGCCCAGACGGCGGCCAGAGTCCGGCCCGCAGCCTCTCGGTTCTGGAGAAAGTCAGTCACTTTGAGCGGCGGAGAGACGGAGGGAAGCTGCGCAGCTTCAGCACCAACTCCTACTGCAAATCCTCCCATCTGGGG ATGAGCGATAAAGGTGGCAGTTCCCCCTGTGGAGCGGAGGACCTCAGAAACATGCTGGAAAGAAGCACCAAGGGAACCAAAGCCCACAGGACGATGAGCTACAGAGGAGGCGGCAATGAGTACATGAAACACAG GCTTCCAGCCGATCCCGTCTCAGCGCTCCAGAGAAGCCGCAGCAGCTTCCAGCTGGACGGATCAAAGGACGGAGACGTCAACAGGAACTGTCCTTATCGACCCGAACCCCAGGAGACGGACGACCCCCTGCTGGACAG ATCTTACAGGGATTCTGTGAAAGACGCCCAGCCTACCGTCCTTCGCTCCACTTCTTTCAGACAGAGAGACCTCAGCTCTCCGCCTCCCGTCTTCTCCGGCCCTCAGCCGTTCCCCAACCCTGCTAAGTACAACTCACTGGAGAAAAGAGGCCCAAAGACGAAGCCCAAACCTCAGGGCATCGTCATGCCACCAGTCACTTCCCCTCACACCCCGAAGGAGAGGCATGCGGTCAGCCCCGATGACGGAGGCCGGAgcccgccgccgccgccgccgccactcCCCAGCGTGCCTCCGGTCGGGCCGCCGGCTCTGACCAGGATCTGCGGCCGCAAGCGTCTGACGGCCGACCAGAAGAAACGTTCGTACTCCGAACCAGAGAACATGAACGAAGTGGGAGTTTCTGATCCAGAAACAGCTTCCCTCTTCCGACGAGGAGGAG AAACTAGCGTAGCAGACCGTCGGAAGATGTTTGAGCTTGCAGCGAGCCACGTTGGCGCCGGACTCAGTCAGGGCGCCGTGTCGAGGTCGGACCTGCGGCAGCTCCGCCAAGACGCTCTGGTTGAGTACGTGGAGAGGAAGCGAGGGATCAGGAGGGACGAGGCAGGGCTGAGGACTGGATCCAGACCTCGCAGCGCTTACTTCCACCCTGAACAGGGCTACCACACAG ACACCTACAGCCTCTCGTCCACCTCCAGCATGCTTTCCCTTCAGGACCCTGGTCCGGATCAGGGCGTCCCTGCTCTGGGATCTGACCGTTGGAGCCTCCAGTCCAACCTCTTCTACCCGGGCAGGGTGACCACACCCAGACCTCCAGCTCAGCCGATCCCTGG TCTTGATCTCCAAATCAGTCCAGATCTGAACCCTGAAGCCCGAATCAACAGACACAGTCAGTCCGGTACCAGAGACTCGAACATAAGTGAAGACCGGCAGATCGCTGAGCCTCAGTACAAACCCGGACTCTCCACGAAGGTCAACGAGGCGTTGCAGAGGGTCGGGTCGGTCCACCGGACCGGGAGGTCGGCCTCTGCTGAGGATCTGCTGGAGCGTTTAGAAAGCAAATACTCACCTCAACACATTCGCTCTCGCTCGTCCCCGACCGCAGACCAGCTCAACCAG AACTTAATTTCAGGGGAAATCAAGAGTTTCGATGTTTCCTTCTCTGAATCTGGACGATGTGCTCTGGTTGCAGACCG ACCTGCAGACAGTCACAGATCAACAGAGTTCAGTTCTACTCAGTCAAACCGGTTCAATGAGAACTCTGACCGACCGACAACGCCTGCACAAG ACGTCTCTCACACCCCCGTCAGTCGTAGAGAGCGCCAGAGGAACGGCGAACGTCTCCGGGCCTACAGCACCTCCACCTTGGCGGCCTCCGTCGGCCTTCCCTCGCCCTTCTCCTCTCCCGGGAACCAGCAGGACGGCGGCGGCGCCGCGGAGTGGACCTCCAGCGAGAGGCTGAGCCGGGCCAACCTGGACGCCATCACCTTCCCGGGAATCGCGCAGAGCGGCGACAGACAGACGAGACGCAGCCTGAGCGACGGAACCCCAGAGGACGGACACCGAGGCAGAACCTTAAGCTTGGAGTTGACTGGAGAGATTTCTGAAAATACCAAACCAGTTTCACCAGTCACACCAGCACCGCCACCATACAGGAAGACCAGTGGGAGCTCCACTTCCTCCCATCAGTCTGTCCATCCTCACCTGTCCTCTCTGAGGATCTCTGAATCCAGCCTCAGCGGCTCCTTCGAGCAGCAGCCGCTGCAGACGTCGACAGGAAACCTTCAGGAGTTTGACGACGTCTTCCTCAccagtcctcctcctcttcctcctcctcctcctctcactCCACCGATTAAAGAGACGAACATCATGGAGGACgtccctcctctccctcctccaccacctccagCTGAGATGGAAGCAGATCTTCAGTCGTTACAAAG cTCTAATCCAGAAACGTTAAAAAACTCGGTTTCCATCCGGATGTCTTCGGCTCAGTCCGCTCCGCCATTAAAGCCACAGCCGTCCAACTCCACCGAGGACGTCTTCGTCTTCCAGTACCAGCCGCTTCCCAGGAGGGAGAAGTCACCCGAAGAGCTGAGGGTGGAGGCGCTGACTCAACAACTG GTGCTGCAGGATCCCTCTCTGGCGCCCCTGCTGGACACCTGGGGAGGCGAATGCACTATGAAGCTGATGGAGGAAATCTTTTCTAACGGCAGCCTgactggtggagcacagggcaGTTCACTGCCGGGTCAAAG GACGCAGGCTGGCGACTGTGGTCAGAGTTCGGACCAAACGAAGGAAACGGATGTTGATGAAGACGAGAACGACGTCAACACCAGGAAG GGGGAGCTGTGTGAGGCCCTGCGGCGCTGCGTGGCGGCGATGCAGCGGGAGAAGGCGGCTCTGGCGGAGGAGCATCGGCGCCACCAGGCTGCGGGCGCCGGCATGGAGGCGctgatccagcagcagctgaaagccAACGAGAAGGAGAAGTACAGCATGTTCATAG GAGACCTGGAGAGGATCGTCAACCTGCTGCTGTCTCTGTGCAGCCGCCTGTCCAGGGTGGACAAGTCTCTGCTTTCTCTGGACAGAGACGGAGGTTTGACTGAAGACGCTGCTGAGGAGAGG gacTCCCTTCATCACAAGCGTTCGCTGCTCCTTCGTCAGACCGAAGACGCGCGGGAGCTGAAGGAGAACCTGGACCGGCGGCAGCGCACGGTCACCGCCATCCTGACCGGCTACCTCACCGAAGCACAACTCCACGACTACCGCCTCTTCGTCAGCGCCAAACCCTCGCTCCTGATTCGCCAGCGCCAGCTCGATGACCTCATCCGGCAGCGGGAGGAGCAGCTGGCGCGACTCGCCGAGAGCCTGCCGCCAAGCCCCGCCCACTCCGTCAGGTCCACTGCCGTGACATCACTGTGA